The following coding sequences are from one Roseofilum capinflatum BLCC-M114 window:
- a CDS encoding PAP/fibrillin family protein, giving the protein MIGKDRLLQAIAGTNRGILASESEKQAILSCVTQLEDRNPNPRPTEVPELLAGDWRLLYTTSAELLNIDRIPLFKLGQIYQCIRTDEQAVYNIGELDGLPYLEALVSVKARFAVVNERRVDVRFNRGIWGLQRFLGYQSPSQLISQIEQGATFWPVDFPIREENQKGWLDITYLDQDLRINRGNKNSVFVLARC; this is encoded by the coding sequence ATGATTGGCAAAGACCGTTTATTACAGGCGATCGCCGGTACGAATCGAGGCATCTTAGCTTCTGAGTCCGAAAAGCAGGCGATTTTGTCCTGTGTAACTCAATTAGAAGATCGCAACCCGAACCCGCGCCCAACGGAGGTTCCTGAACTGCTGGCTGGGGACTGGCGCTTGCTCTATACCACCAGCGCGGAATTGTTGAATATTGACCGCATTCCCCTATTTAAGTTGGGTCAGATTTATCAATGCATTCGGACTGACGAGCAGGCAGTCTATAATATTGGGGAACTTGATGGCTTGCCCTATTTGGAAGCCCTGGTCAGTGTCAAAGCCCGTTTTGCCGTAGTCAATGAGCGGCGGGTCGATGTACGCTTTAATCGCGGGATTTGGGGACTACAACGGTTTTTGGGCTATCAATCTCCCTCCCAACTGATTAGCCAAATTGAACAGGGGGCAACGTTTTGGCCGGTTGATTTTCCCATTCGTGAGGAAAATCAAAAGGGTTGGTTAGATATTACTTATTTAGATCAAGATTTACGGATTAATCGAGGCAATAAAAATAGTGTGTTTGTGTTAGCTCGATGTTAG
- a CDS encoding PD-(D/E)XK nuclease family protein, with the protein MDRMDRVNLRLSQGHLNTLSTCGRKFQYIFLEKIPYVVPPEQQERSEWGSQFHLLMQQRELGLPIEGVLQSDPQFKQGLERLMIAHPGLFADGGDFRESEHQRTLVFEGYWLTVIYDLFIARSHQAEIIDWKTYLQPPKSDRLKQNWQTRLYPFVLAETSDYLPEQIALTYWFVKGKPSLHNRATSLEFRYDNEQHERTKTELSQLLHQLSQGLQHYAQGGNFPQVPVTSSECRRCPFARRCDRLSTDEVADITPDSALWSLPPLDSIPELPI; encoded by the coding sequence ATGGACAGAATGGATCGGGTTAACTTACGTCTTTCTCAAGGTCATTTAAATACCTTGAGTACCTGCGGGCGCAAATTTCAGTATATCTTTTTGGAGAAAATTCCCTATGTAGTTCCCCCAGAACAACAGGAGCGCTCAGAGTGGGGGAGTCAGTTTCATTTATTGATGCAACAGCGAGAATTAGGGTTACCCATTGAAGGCGTTTTGCAGAGCGATCCCCAATTTAAACAGGGTTTAGAACGGTTAATGATAGCTCATCCGGGATTGTTTGCCGATGGGGGTGACTTTCGGGAAAGTGAACATCAACGAACCCTGGTGTTTGAGGGCTATTGGCTGACGGTGATTTATGATTTGTTCATTGCCCGATCGCACCAGGCAGAAATTATTGACTGGAAAACCTATCTGCAACCCCCCAAGAGCGATCGCCTAAAACAGAATTGGCAAACTCGTCTTTATCCCTTTGTCTTAGCCGAAACCAGCGACTATCTTCCGGAACAGATCGCTCTGACCTACTGGTTTGTTAAAGGTAAACCTTCGTTACACAATCGAGCGACTTCTCTAGAGTTCAGGTATGATAACGAGCAACATGAACGGACAAAAACGGAATTAAGTCAACTCTTGCACCAATTGAGCCAAGGGTTGCAGCACTATGCTCAGGGTGGTAATTTTCCTCAAGTACCCGTCACTTCTTCTGAATGTCGTCGATGTCCCTTTGCTCGGCGATGCGATCGCCTGTCTACTGATGAAGTAGCAGACATTACTCCTGATTCCGCTTTATGGTCTCTTCCTCCTCTCGATAGTATTCCCGAATTACCGATTTAA
- a CDS encoding prohibitin family protein — MIPVLGVFFLLFAGLIFRPFVIVNAGERGVLMKFGKVQDRILDEGLHPIIPVMTTVENLSVRVQKNDVNAEASSRDLQDVKMEIAINWHIDPARVNKVFQQIGDREQILIRIITPSVSEVVKSATAKKNAEEIITLRTDLKQEIDKQLKERITSYGILIDDVSLVNVTFSPEFAKAIEAKQIAEQEAKRAEFEALKAEKVAQAEINRAKGQAEAQRLQRQTLTPILLQKLAIEKWDGRFPTVMGGQGALPFINMSPETLTPPAPANTP, encoded by the coding sequence ATGATTCCAGTATTGGGGGTGTTCTTTCTGCTGTTTGCTGGTTTAATTTTTCGTCCCTTCGTGATTGTGAATGCAGGGGAACGGGGCGTATTAATGAAGTTTGGTAAAGTCCAGGATAGAATATTAGATGAAGGACTTCACCCCATTATTCCCGTGATGACTACGGTCGAAAATTTGAGCGTGCGGGTACAGAAAAATGATGTAAATGCCGAAGCCTCATCCCGTGATTTGCAAGATGTAAAAATGGAAATCGCCATTAATTGGCATATCGATCCAGCTAGAGTGAATAAGGTGTTTCAACAAATTGGCGATCGCGAGCAAATTCTGATTCGGATTATTACGCCCTCAGTTTCAGAAGTCGTGAAATCAGCAACGGCGAAGAAAAACGCTGAAGAAATTATCACTCTACGCACAGACTTAAAACAAGAAATCGATAAGCAACTTAAGGAAAGGATTACATCTTATGGTATTTTAATCGATGATGTTTCTTTGGTTAATGTGACCTTTTCTCCCGAATTTGCCAAAGCCATTGAAGCCAAACAAATTGCTGAACAAGAAGCAAAACGGGCAGAATTTGAAGCCTTGAAAGCAGAAAAAGTGGCCCAAGCGGAAATTAACCGCGCCAAAGGACAAGCAGAAGCTCAACGTCTGCAACGGCAAACCTTAACCCCAATTTTGCTGCAAAAACTAGCGATTGAAAAATGGGATGGTCGTTTTCCGACGGTGATGGGGGGTCAAGGTGCGCTACCCTTTATTAATATGTCGCCGGAAACCTTGACTCCTCCAGCACCGGCGAATACCCCTTAA
- a CDS encoding GAF domain-containing protein has protein sequence MSDRPDETLTPELDRLHAQIRDLKQDQKAFEAQNELLRTFTNLMRTSTGSLMLRSVLQQTLKIAIRFTQAEEGSLFFLDQKGSVIASVLARGATIRDQKEAIIGQVLDKGLAGWVNYNRQVGLITDTKTDDRWLTLPDEPYVVGSALGVPIFRRQTLLGILTLMHSEPGYFTPESARLMEKTAEQMGVVLDNVRLYVEYQKLDPPPTQAIAPEEASQKESSNPEESLANLGLYILTERSKFLYANRQLAHLFGYRFAELVGLDSFLDLMAAESKRSVFNQIQDCFQGDRKRLTHQGKGRCSDGKLIEISLYAERTKLYGKGVIIGVVQPGSIS, from the coding sequence ATGAGCGATCGCCCAGATGAGACCCTAACCCCAGAACTGGATCGTTTACATGCACAGATCCGGGATCTCAAACAAGATCAAAAAGCCTTTGAAGCTCAAAATGAGCTGCTCCGCACATTTACTAACTTAATGCGGACTTCCACCGGTTCGCTGATGCTGCGATCGGTATTACAGCAAACCTTGAAAATTGCCATTCGCTTTACTCAAGCGGAAGAAGGCAGCTTATTTTTCCTCGATCAAAAGGGAAGCGTGATCGCCAGCGTATTAGCAAGGGGGGCAACCATTCGCGATCAAAAAGAGGCGATCATTGGGCAAGTTTTAGACAAAGGATTAGCCGGTTGGGTGAATTATAATCGACAAGTGGGTTTAATTACCGATACAAAAACCGATGATCGATGGTTAACCCTTCCAGATGAACCCTATGTGGTTGGTTCAGCGTTAGGTGTACCCATTTTTCGCCGTCAAACCCTCTTAGGTATTTTAACTCTCATGCATTCTGAGCCGGGTTATTTTACCCCAGAATCAGCCCGTTTAATGGAAAAAACAGCCGAGCAAATGGGAGTGGTGTTGGATAATGTGCGGCTGTATGTAGAATATCAGAAACTTGACCCCCCCCCGACTCAGGCGATCGCTCCAGAAGAAGCCTCTCAGAAAGAATCCTCAAATCCAGAGGAATCCTTAGCCAACTTAGGATTATATATTCTCACAGAACGGAGCAAGTTTTTATATGCCAATCGCCAATTAGCTCATTTATTTGGCTATCGGTTTGCAGAATTAGTGGGGTTGGATTCATTTCTGGATTTAATGGCAGCCGAAAGTAAGCGCTCTGTGTTTAACCAAATCCAAGATTGTTTTCAGGGCGATCGCAAGCGGTTAACCCATCAGGGTAAAGGTAGATGTAGTGATGGTAAACTGATTGAGATTAGTCTGTATGCAGAACGGACAAAACTGTACGGAAAAGGGGTAATCATTGGTGTAGTACAGCCAGGGTCAATCTCCTGA
- a CDS encoding methyl-accepting chemotaxis protein, with translation MFEFINLRVRWLIILGYSFPIVLFLGSSIFLSNQVNSASEVIGSLELFSSISNQGDNMGYALRNMQVHMRYFILNPNPQNRSRILNEFRSLESQFEDYRQLVSQDDRFDASLVDEYLDFLEEQMGFYRSLVTLIEANNIDAAREQWQSSITDLRLNSDLEKLEDFRNSEEEVYIEKKQAQDFEIQKIPSLIWIVTLISTVVSIILGYLIISFLLSRLNEEALVLATSATQIADAMEQQDQSSSEQAIAVNETTTTIEQLKTSAQQSATQAESAAASVRQVLALALGEWQQTTEAAAASANSQVSLKFTSNQISEQVQALIQQLDQIYGITNLLADLAAQTNMLALNASVEAVHAGEQGRGFSVIATEIRKLADDSRSSAQKISHLIADIQRSASATLKSTESGTHAVDLISSAINEISINVQQISLNAREQANGIAQIMSAMTEINGGIQQTATHIRQTKEGTQQLNETAQKLNRLV, from the coding sequence ATGTTTGAATTTATTAATTTGCGCGTTAGATGGCTGATTATTTTAGGCTATTCTTTCCCCATTGTTTTGTTTTTAGGATCGAGTATTTTCTTGAGTAATCAAGTTAACTCTGCTTCTGAAGTTATTGGAAGTTTAGAGTTATTTAGTTCGATTTCAAACCAGGGAGATAATATGGGATATGCCCTGAGAAATATGCAAGTTCACATGCGATATTTTATCCTAAATCCCAATCCACAAAATCGCTCCCGAATTCTGAATGAATTTAGATCTCTGGAATCTCAATTTGAAGACTATAGACAATTGGTTAGCCAAGACGATCGATTTGATGCCAGTCTGGTTGATGAATATTTGGATTTTCTTGAAGAACAAATGGGTTTCTATCGCTCTTTAGTCACTTTAATTGAAGCCAATAATATTGATGCAGCAAGAGAGCAATGGCAGTCATCAATTACCGATTTAAGATTAAATAGTGATTTAGAAAAGTTAGAGGATTTTAGAAATAGCGAGGAAGAAGTTTATATAGAAAAAAAACAAGCACAAGATTTTGAGATTCAAAAAATTCCGTCATTAATTTGGATAGTGACTTTGATCTCAACCGTTGTCTCAATTATCCTGGGTTATCTGATTATTTCATTTTTATTAAGTCGTTTAAATGAAGAAGCTTTAGTTTTAGCCACATCTGCGACCCAAATCGCTGATGCAATGGAACAGCAGGATCAAAGCTCATCAGAACAGGCGATCGCCGTCAATGAAACCACAACCACCATTGAACAATTAAAGACATCAGCCCAACAATCGGCAACACAAGCAGAATCGGCGGCTGCCTCGGTTCGTCAAGTCTTAGCCTTAGCCCTAGGAGAATGGCAGCAAACCACTGAGGCTGCGGCAGCCTCGGCCAATAGTCAAGTTTCCTTAAAATTTACCTCTAATCAAATCTCGGAACAGGTGCAAGCCCTGATTCAACAATTAGATCAAATCTATGGAATTACCAATCTGTTGGCAGACTTGGCCGCTCAGACCAATATGTTAGCCTTGAATGCATCAGTAGAAGCGGTTCATGCTGGCGAACAAGGGAGGGGATTTTCGGTTATAGCTACAGAAATTCGCAAGTTAGCCGATGATAGTCGCTCATCAGCACAAAAAATTAGTCATTTAATCGCAGACATTCAGCGATCGGCTAGTGCAACGCTCAAATCGACTGAATCAGGCACTCATGCCGTTGATTTGATTAGTTCAGCTATTAATGAAATTTCAATTAATGTGCAACAAATTTCCTTAAATGCTCGCGAACAAGCCAATGGAATTGCCCAAATCATGAGTGCCATGACGGAAATTAATGGCGGAATTCAACAAACGGCTACCCATATTCGCCAAACCAAGGAGGGAACCCAGCAGCTTAATGAAACGGCCCAAAAATTAAATCGTTTGGTTTAA
- the thrB gene encoding homoserine kinase, giving the protein MVEVVTVRTPASAANLGPGFDCMGAALTLYNEFRFSPLPDEGSLDIDIKGIDVAHLTTEADNLAYQSFKRLYDRLGQKTPGVKIEIDMEIPLTRGLGSSATAIVAGLMAANHWAGNPLNQMEVMELAIALEGFPDNVVPALLGGCHLATKDETGWLICDIPWHERIIPVVAIPNFELSTADARKILPSGYDRQDAIFNISHLGLLVRGLETGNAEWLKRGMEDRIHQPYRKTLIPGYDEVKEAAIKAGALGVAISGAGPTLIAFVQTDRGTDVGAAMVESWKTHGIHVDALSLMLDRQGTTLKEG; this is encoded by the coding sequence ATGGTGGAGGTAGTGACAGTCAGGACTCCGGCAAGCGCAGCCAATTTAGGGCCAGGCTTTGATTGTATGGGGGCAGCGCTCACGTTGTATAACGAATTTCGCTTTTCCCCCCTACCGGATGAGGGTTCTCTAGACATTGACATCAAGGGAATTGATGTGGCTCACCTGACGACAGAGGCGGATAACTTAGCCTATCAATCCTTTAAGCGGTTGTACGATCGCTTGGGACAAAAAACCCCAGGGGTGAAAATTGAGATTGATATGGAGATTCCTCTGACACGGGGGTTAGGGAGTTCAGCCACCGCAATTGTAGCGGGATTGATGGCGGCCAACCATTGGGCTGGGAATCCCTTAAACCAAATGGAAGTGATGGAATTGGCGATCGCCTTAGAGGGATTTCCAGATAATGTGGTTCCCGCTCTTTTGGGGGGATGTCATTTAGCCACCAAAGACGAAACGGGTTGGTTAATCTGCGATATTCCTTGGCACGAGAGGATTATTCCCGTGGTCGCGATTCCCAATTTTGAGTTATCCACCGCAGACGCACGCAAGATCCTGCCCAGTGGGTACGATCGCCAAGATGCCATATTTAATATCAGCCATCTTGGCCTATTAGTGCGCGGCCTGGAAACCGGTAACGCAGAATGGTTAAAAAGGGGCATGGAAGACCGAATTCATCAACCTTATCGTAAAACTCTAATTCCTGGCTATGATGAGGTCAAAGAAGCGGCCATCAAGGCTGGCGCTCTGGGGGTAGCCATTAGTGGCGCAGGGCCGACGTTGATTGCTTTTGTCCAGACAGATCGAGGGACTGATGTGGGTGCAGCGATGGTAGAGAGTTGGAAAACTCACGGTATCCATGTGGATGCTTTATCGCTCATGCTCGATCGCCAGGGGACAACCCTTAAGGAAGGTTAA
- the urtA gene encoding urea ABC transporter substrate-binding protein, which produces MAHRIGRRKFLVYGSAAVGTSLLLKACGGPPDTSTENTDETSPVAQSNSTTGAAGDTIKVGILHSLSGTMAISEKSVVESTQLAIDNINAMGGVLGKQIEAIVEDGASDWPTFAEKARKLIDQDQVVAIFGCWTSASRKAVLPVFEEKDHMLWYPVQYEGQECSRNIFYTGAAPNQQIEPSVDWLLAEKGTEFFLVGSDYVFPRTANTIIKEQLAAKGGTTVGEDYLPLGNTEVTPIITKIRQALPDGGVIYNTLNGDSNVAFFKQMQGAGLTPDKYPVMSVSIAEEEVKAIGVEYLQGQYAAWNYFMTVDSPANEKFVSDFQAKYGEDRVTNDPMEAAYIGVHIWKQAVEAAGTADDLDAVREAAYGQTFDAPEGPVMMNNSHHLSKWVRIGEVRDDGMFEIVNATDQAVTPLPWNQFVAETKGFACDWSDKAKGGKYKI; this is translated from the coding sequence ATGGCGCATCGTATTGGTCGGCGTAAGTTTCTTGTCTATGGCTCTGCGGCCGTAGGCACAAGTCTTTTACTCAAAGCCTGTGGAGGGCCACCAGATACCAGCACTGAAAATACCGATGAAACTTCACCCGTGGCCCAAAGTAACAGTACCACTGGAGCGGCGGGAGATACGATTAAAGTCGGTATTTTGCACTCCCTGAGTGGAACCATGGCCATTAGTGAAAAAAGTGTGGTGGAATCGACCCAATTGGCGATCGATAACATTAATGCTATGGGTGGAGTGTTAGGGAAACAAATTGAGGCGATCGTGGAAGATGGAGCCTCTGACTGGCCCACCTTCGCCGAAAAAGCCAGAAAATTGATCGATCAAGACCAAGTGGTAGCGATTTTTGGCTGTTGGACTTCTGCCAGTCGCAAAGCGGTTTTACCCGTGTTTGAAGAAAAAGACCATATGCTTTGGTATCCCGTGCAATATGAAGGCCAGGAATGCTCAAGAAATATTTTCTACACGGGAGCCGCTCCCAACCAACAGATTGAACCTTCAGTAGATTGGTTATTGGCGGAAAAAGGTACAGAATTCTTCTTAGTCGGTTCTGACTATGTGTTCCCCCGTACTGCCAATACGATTATTAAAGAGCAATTGGCCGCTAAAGGGGGAACCACGGTGGGAGAAGATTATCTACCCTTGGGCAATACGGAAGTGACCCCCATTATTACCAAGATTCGCCAAGCTTTGCCCGATGGTGGAGTCATCTATAACACCCTGAATGGGGATAGTAATGTGGCCTTCTTTAAGCAAATGCAAGGGGCTGGACTGACTCCCGATAAGTATCCGGTGATGTCGGTGAGTATCGCGGAAGAGGAAGTGAAGGCGATCGGCGTGGAATATCTCCAGGGTCAATATGCGGCTTGGAATTATTTCATGACGGTAGATAGTCCAGCCAATGAAAAATTTGTCAGCGACTTTCAGGCTAAATATGGAGAAGATCGGGTCACCAATGACCCCATGGAAGCCGCTTATATTGGTGTCCATATCTGGAAACAGGCCGTAGAAGCAGCAGGAACGGCTGATGATTTAGATGCCGTTCGTGAAGCGGCCTATGGTCAAACCTTTGATGCTCCAGAAGGGCCGGTGATGATGAATAATAGTCATCATTTGTCGAAGTGGGTACGCATTGGAGAAGTGCGTGATGATGGCATGTTTGAAATTGTTAACGCTACCGATCAGGCAGTAACTCCCCTTCCTTGGAACCAGTTTGTGGCTGAAACTAAGGGCTTTGCCTGTGACTGGTCAGATAAGGCTAAAGGAGGCAAGTACAAGATTTAG
- the urtB gene encoding urea ABC transporter permease subunit UrtB, with the protein MQLLLEGIFNGISIGSVLLIAALGLAIIFGLMGVINMAHGELMMLGAYTTFVVQNGFRAMGDQFFEVYIFFALPAAFLVAAAMGIILERGVIRFLYGRPLETLLATWGVSLILQQFVRSVSWQMVAGLGIFSLLFFGGGWVLSRRPNFEQIRKWAIAALLPLSAGIAIATGIILGNIFKLAVTQPWFGAQNVDVTAPSWLRGGLPVLNFQLPYARLFIMGLTAICIVGIYVFLQRSPWGLRIRSVTQNRTMSACLGIPTNQVDALTFALGSGLAGVAGCAISLLGSVGPNTGQNYIVDAFMVVVVGGVGKLVGSLVAALSIGTLNYLIGSGTLALVATPIQPVADFFTFFATTSMAKVMVFAFIIAFLQIRPAGIFPQKGRTVDA; encoded by the coding sequence GTGCAACTCTTACTCGAAGGAATTTTTAACGGGATTAGTATTGGCTCAGTTTTGCTGATTGCGGCTCTGGGTTTGGCCATCATTTTCGGCTTAATGGGTGTGATTAATATGGCTCATGGCGAGTTGATGATGCTGGGAGCCTATACCACGTTTGTGGTGCAAAATGGCTTTAGAGCCATGGGCGATCAGTTTTTTGAAGTTTATATCTTTTTTGCCCTCCCTGCGGCGTTTCTGGTAGCCGCAGCCATGGGAATTATCTTGGAGCGGGGGGTGATTCGGTTCTTGTATGGCCGACCCTTAGAAACCTTGTTAGCGACTTGGGGCGTGAGCTTAATTTTACAGCAGTTTGTCCGGAGTGTGAGTTGGCAAATGGTGGCAGGATTAGGGATATTTTCGCTGCTGTTTTTCGGGGGAGGGTGGGTATTATCTCGTCGCCCGAATTTTGAGCAAATTCGGAAATGGGCGATCGCCGCTCTCCTCCCCCTGTCTGCCGGTATCGCGATCGCCACAGGCATAATTCTCGGTAATATCTTCAAGCTGGCAGTTACTCAACCTTGGTTTGGAGCGCAAAACGTCGATGTAACGGCCCCCTCCTGGTTACGGGGTGGGCTTCCTGTCCTCAACTTCCAACTTCCCTACGCCCGGCTGTTTATCATGGGCTTAACGGCGATCTGCATTGTGGGCATTTACGTCTTTTTGCAGCGATCGCCCTGGGGGTTACGCATTCGCTCCGTTACCCAAAACCGCACCATGAGCGCCTGCTTGGGCATTCCCACCAACCAAGTTGACGCGCTTACCTTTGCCCTCGGTTCTGGATTAGCGGGTGTGGCTGGATGTGCCATTAGTTTACTCGGTTCTGTGGGCCCGAATACGGGACAAAATTATATTGTCGATGCCTTTATGGTTGTGGTTGTGGGTGGGGTAGGTAAATTAGTGGGGAGTTTAGTCGCAGCCCTATCCATCGGCACATTAAATTATCTCATTGGTTCCGGCACTCTCGCCTTAGTCGCCACCCCCATCCAACCCGTTGCTGATTTCTTTACCTTTTTTGCCACCACCAGCATGGCAAAGGTGATGGTATTTGCCTTCATTATTGCCTTCCTACAAATCCGTCCGGCAGGTATTTTCCCGCAAAAAGGGCGCACAGTTGATGCTTAA
- a CDS encoding choice-of-anchor I family protein produces MAIELKLIGRYSSGVTDESAAEIVAHDPGTQRLFVVNANSAAVDVLNISNPTNPTLISTINIDPSIGAGINSVAVANGVVAVAVENADPVTPGAVAFFDPDGTLQSSVGVGVLPDMVTFTPDGQKVLVANEGEPGATDPEGSISIIDISGGVASATVQTADFTAFNGQEDQLRTAGVRIFPNKTVAEDMEPEYIAVSPDGSTAFVTLQENNAIAKVNIATATVESIIPLGLKDHSLPGNRLDASDRDNGINLQNWPVFGMYMPDSIASFEANGQTYYVTANEGDARDEDQRIADLTLDATAFPNAADLQEDEQLGRLQVSNIDGDTDGDGDYDRLLAYGARSFSILNQSGTIVYDSGDDFGRITSEQVPARFNSGTELENGNVVTERDARSDNKGAEPEAIATGVVNGRSYAFIGLERIGGIMVYDVSNPTSPSFVQYVQPNGIDIAPEGLEFIPAANSPNDKPLLAVGNEFSGTTTLYEIAPPPAPAPPPAPTPGPVVDPVAPPSTSSPTPSPTPSPTPTPSVNIVVEVAGQFQGTIGNDIFSGTASSDAIFGLDGDDQINAGAGDDNSNGNRGDDTINGGAGNDTCNGGQGSDQVNCGDGNDRAGGDRGNDIVNGDAGQDQLTGGEADDTLDGGADNDGIFGGQGNDLINGGAGDDVISGDFGTDTLIGGAGNDVFVLRTSTAAATAAAADVILDYRQGDTIGLTGGITPNDLTLTVENGNTIIQVTTNGVTSILGVVNGVSPAQLTFGSANIQVNTTGNVSVTSSVFVGGSISGQALAVGATAFASVDFTNSLTLV; encoded by the coding sequence ATGGCCATAGAATTAAAGTTGATTGGCAGATACTCATCGGGAGTAACCGACGAAAGCGCTGCGGAAATTGTCGCCCACGATCCGGGAACTCAACGCCTGTTTGTGGTGAATGCTAATAGTGCAGCCGTTGACGTTCTCAATATCAGCAATCCCACTAACCCAACTCTAATTTCAACCATAAACATTGACCCCTCTATAGGTGCTGGAATCAATAGCGTCGCGGTGGCCAATGGGGTGGTCGCAGTTGCGGTAGAAAATGCCGATCCAGTAACCCCAGGGGCGGTTGCTTTTTTTGACCCTGATGGCACTCTGCAAAGCTCTGTCGGCGTTGGGGTATTGCCGGATATGGTCACGTTTACTCCAGACGGCCAGAAGGTGTTAGTGGCCAATGAGGGGGAGCCGGGGGCTACAGATCCAGAAGGTTCTATTAGTATTATCGATATCTCTGGGGGAGTGGCAAGCGCAACGGTACAAACCGCAGACTTTACTGCCTTCAATGGTCAGGAAGACCAACTGCGAACGGCAGGGGTGCGAATATTCCCCAATAAAACCGTTGCTGAAGATATGGAGCCGGAATATATTGCGGTTTCGCCCGATGGCAGTACGGCTTTTGTGACGCTCCAGGAAAATAATGCGATCGCCAAAGTGAATATCGCCACGGCTACCGTCGAAAGTATCATCCCCTTGGGTTTGAAAGATCACAGTCTTCCAGGCAATCGTTTGGATGCGAGCGATCGCGACAATGGGATTAATCTGCAAAACTGGCCGGTGTTTGGCATGTATATGCCCGATTCCATCGCCTCTTTTGAAGCCAACGGTCAAACCTACTACGTTACCGCGAATGAAGGAGATGCTCGCGACGAGGATCAAAGGATTGCCGACTTAACCTTAGATGCCACAGCATTTCCCAATGCCGCCGACCTTCAGGAAGACGAACAACTGGGACGCTTGCAAGTTTCCAATATTGACGGCGATACCGATGGTGATGGGGACTACGATCGCCTGTTGGCTTATGGGGCGCGATCGTTCTCCATTTTGAACCAATCTGGCACTATCGTTTACGACAGTGGCGATGACTTCGGGCGCATTACCTCCGAGCAGGTTCCCGCCCGTTTTAACTCTGGAACCGAGCTAGAGAACGGTAATGTGGTGACGGAGCGTGACGCTCGCAGTGACAATAAAGGTGCAGAACCAGAGGCGATCGCCACCGGTGTCGTCAATGGCAGAAGTTATGCTTTTATTGGCTTAGAGCGTATCGGCGGGATTATGGTCTATGATGTAAGTAATCCAACATCGCCCAGTTTCGTCCAATACGTGCAGCCCAACGGCATAGATATTGCTCCCGAAGGATTAGAATTTATCCCTGCCGCCAATAGCCCGAACGATAAGCCCTTACTGGCAGTAGGTAATGAATTTAGCGGCACGACAACTCTGTATGAAATTGCTCCACCTCCAGCCCCTGCTCCACCTCCAGCTCCTACTCCCGGCCCGGTTGTAGATCCAGTTGCCCCACCCAGCACATCGAGTCCCACACCCAGTCCCACACCCAGTCCCACACCAACCCCATCCGTTAATATTGTCGTGGAAGTTGCTGGACAATTTCAAGGCACTATCGGTAATGATATTTTCTCCGGTACAGCCTCCAGTGATGCCATTTTTGGCTTAGATGGCGACGACCAAATCAATGCGGGTGCAGGGGATGATAACTCCAATGGGAATCGGGGCGATGATACGATCAATGGCGGCGCAGGCAATGATACCTGTAATGGCGGTCAAGGCAGTGACCAAGTGAACTGTGGTGATGGCAACGATCGCGCAGGTGGCGATCGGGGCAATGATATCGTCAATGGAGATGCCGGTCAAGACCAACTCACGGGAGGTGAAGCCGATGACACCCTCGATGGCGGTGCGGATAATGATGGCATCTTCGGCGGTCAAGGCAATGACCTGATCAACGGTGGTGCTGGCGATGATGTCATCAGTGGCGACTTCGGTACAGATACCCTTATCGGTGGTGCAGGTAACGATGTCTTTGTCCTCCGCACCAGCACCGCAGCAGCAACCGCAGCCGCAGCCGATGTGATTCTCGACTATCGTCAAGGCGATACCATTGGTCTAACCGGTGGCATTACCCCCAATGACCTCACCTTGACGGTAGAAAATGGCAACACCATCATCCAAGTCACCACCAATGGCGTAACCTCTATTTTGGGTGTCGTCAATGGGGTATCTCCAGCACAGTTGACCTTCGGCAGTGCCAATATTCAGGTCAACACAACTGGCAATGTCTCCGTTACCAGTAGCGTCTTTGTTGGGGGCAGCATTTCCGGTCAAGCGTTGGCCGTTGGTGCAACTGCATTCGCCAGTGTTGACTTTACGAACTCGTTGACCTTGGTCTAG